From the Nostoc sp. PCC 7107 genome, the window ATTTTGGCAAGCGACAACAGCAATTCCGGGAATTTATATTATTCTCACAGGTAAAGTGAGACTGCTAGATAGTGTGAATAACTTAATCACCACCCTGACAACTGGGGGATCATTTGGTGAATCAACTTTGTTCCCTGAAGAAGAGTTTTGTTCTTACGTGGCGAGGGCTTCTGTTAATCTCAAACTGTGCTATTTGCCGCAAGCACTGTTGCAAGAGATTTTACAGCAATATCCTAGTATGAGCGATCGCCTGCAAAAACAGGCAGAACTTTGGAATTTGCTGTTGTTATGTTGTCAAAGTGCGCCCATCACTCTGAATGGTTCTGTAGAACAGATGCTTCAGGCTTTATCTTTATTTCGCCGACACAATTTAGAAAGTGGCGCACCCCCAGCTAAATTATTTCACGATACGAGACTCTGGCTATTGCGTCGTGGCAAACTGCTCCACGCCGACGGGCGCATCTTAACATCAGGCAACATTTATATATATCCCCAAGAAGGCAGTTGGCAAGCTACACAACCAACAATTGTCTACAGTCTACATAATACTGATTGGCAAACAGCTGTGGCGCATTGGCCACAATTGGCTGATTTAGCTGATGTTGGGAGGGAAGAAGAAGGCAGGGGGCAGGGGGCAGGGGGCAGAGGAGAAGGAATTTCTCAGTCCCTAGTGCCGCCAAAGCGCAAGAAGCCGCGTCAAGCTTACTTTCCTAACCCGACGGTGAGGGCAACTCATCTGTGGGGACGTTTGACGAAGCGATATCCTTTTTTTGAACAACAAAGCGCCGCAGATTGTGGTGCAGCTTGCTTGGTGATGGTAAGTCGCTATTGGGGTAAGCGTTTGAGTATCAATCGACTGCGAGAGTTAGCTAATGTCAGTCGTGGTGGGGCTTCTTTGCGAGGTTTGACAACCGCCGCCGAGAGTGTTGGTTTTGCGACGCGTCCAGTAAAAGCCAGCTTGGATAAATTAGCACAGCAAACTCTACCTGCGATCGCACATTGGGAAGGTAAACATTATGTTGTCGTCTATGAAATTAGCAAAAAACGCATAATTATTGGTGATCCGGCGATTGGACAACGTAATCTCTCTGTAGGCGAATTCAAAGCAGGTTGGACTGGTTACGCCTTATTATTACAACCTACAACCTTACTCAAAGAAACTGAAGCAGAAAATATTCAATTTTGGCAGTTTTTTGATTTAGTGAAACCTCACTGGCAAGTACTATTGGAGGTTTTTACTGCTTCGGTATTTATTCAACTATTTGGATTAGTTACACCTTTATTTACGCAGTTACTTTTAGACAGAGTAATTGTCCAAGGTAGTACCCTCACTTTAAACGCCGTAGGTTTAGGCTTGCTGATTTTTGGATTGTTTCGCGTTGCTATTAATGGACTACGGCAATATCTTTTAGATCACACAGCCAATCGCATTAGCTTATCTTTATTGGTAGGTTTTATCAAACATACCTTTCGTTTACCTTTGGCATTTTTTGAATCGCGTTACGTCGGTGATATTGTTTCGCGTGTCCAAGAAAATCAAAAAATTCAGCGTTTTCTGACTGGTGAGGCACTATCAATCATCTTAGATTTGCTAACGGTGTTTATTTATGTCGGGTTGATGTTTTGGTATAGCCCATCAATGGCTTTACTCAGCTTATGTATTGTGCCGCCGTTTATGCTGTTGGCACTTG encodes:
- a CDS encoding peptidase domain-containing ABC transporter codes for the protein MPLEFSQEQLIQQIIQALGEALSSQDIEKCLAGVEIVEPPVAKQFWQATTAIPGIYIILTGKVRLLDSVNNLITTLTTGGSFGESTLFPEEEFCSYVARASVNLKLCYLPQALLQEILQQYPSMSDRLQKQAELWNLLLLCCQSAPITLNGSVEQMLQALSLFRRHNLESGAPPAKLFHDTRLWLLRRGKLLHADGRILTSGNIYIYPQEGSWQATQPTIVYSLHNTDWQTAVAHWPQLADLADVGREEEGRGQGAGGRGEGISQSLVPPKRKKPRQAYFPNPTVRATHLWGRLTKRYPFFEQQSAADCGAACLVMVSRYWGKRLSINRLRELANVSRGGASLRGLTTAAESVGFATRPVKASLDKLAQQTLPAIAHWEGKHYVVVYEISKKRIIIGDPAIGQRNLSVGEFKAGWTGYALLLQPTTLLKETEAENIQFWQFFDLVKPHWQVLLEVFTASVFIQLFGLVTPLFTQLLLDRVIVQGSTLTLNAVGLGLLIFGLFRVAINGLRQYLLDHTANRISLSLLVGFIKHTFRLPLAFFESRYVGDIVSRVQENQKIQRFLTGEALSIILDLLTVFIYVGLMFWYSPSMALLSLCIVPPFMLLALVATPFLRRISREVFNATANENSYLIQSLTGIRSIRSMAIEQTVRWHWEELLNNLIKKTFSGQIVGNQLQIFSATIESVVSTGLLWYGAWLVIQNQLTIGQLVAFNMLLGNIIRPFQRLVVLWNQVQEVMIATERINDILEAEPEEDLQHQPRQILPRLQGHIKFENVTFRYRPDSDINVLENLSFEIKPQQTVAVVGRSGSGKTTLSKLILGLYLPTDGKVLIDAHDVTSISLRSLRSQIGVVDQDTFLFGGTIRENISIAHPEATSEEIIDAARLAGADDFIKQLPMGYETQIGEGGGMLSGGQRQRLAIARALLGNPRLLLLDEATSHLDAESERIIQNNLTTILKGRTSLIIAHRLSTVRHADLILVLDRGLLVESGTHDELISRKGHYFYLNQQQLAQTN